The following proteins are co-located in the Leptolyngbya sp. SIO1E4 genome:
- the rlmN gene encoding 23S rRNA (adenine(2503)-C(2))-methyltransferase RlmN translates to MSASFELTSNSSAVAEPIADSPLLGKSLEELTDWVKGKGQQAYRGKQLHQWIYTKGVRSLADITVFSKAWRAEVAQVPIGRSQLHFRSQAPDGTVKYLLKLADGHVIEAVGIPTAKRLTVCVSSQVGCPMACDFCATGKGGFLRNLETHEIVDQVLTVQEDFGQRVSNIVFMGMGEPLLNTANVVKAVRSLNQDIGIGQRSITLSTVGIPGHIRRLADEHLQVTLAVSLHASNQALRETLIPSARRYPLEALIAECYEYVHITGRRVSFEYILLAGLNDLPSHASELADWVGGFQSHVNLIPYNPISEVDYQRPSDRQIQAFVEELQKRHVAVSVRYSRGLEKDAACGQLRAQKLAG, encoded by the coding sequence ATGTCTGCCTCCTTTGAACTCACCTCCAACTCAAGTGCAGTGGCTGAGCCTATCGCTGACTCGCCCCTTCTAGGTAAATCCCTTGAAGAATTGACTGATTGGGTCAAAGGCAAAGGGCAACAGGCCTACAGAGGTAAGCAGTTGCACCAGTGGATTTACACCAAAGGGGTGCGGAGCTTGGCCGATATTACAGTATTTTCGAAGGCTTGGCGGGCGGAAGTGGCTCAGGTACCCATCGGGCGATCGCAGCTGCATTTTCGATCTCAGGCCCCTGATGGCACGGTGAAATATTTGCTGAAATTGGCCGACGGTCACGTTATTGAGGCCGTCGGCATTCCCACTGCGAAACGCCTGACCGTATGCGTGTCGTCCCAGGTAGGGTGTCCGATGGCTTGCGACTTTTGCGCCACTGGCAAGGGGGGCTTTCTGCGCAACCTGGAAACCCACGAAATTGTAGATCAGGTGCTGACGGTACAGGAAGACTTTGGGCAGCGGGTCAGTAACATTGTCTTCATGGGCATGGGAGAACCCCTCCTCAATACCGCCAATGTTGTGAAGGCTGTGCGATCGCTCAATCAAGACATCGGCATTGGCCAACGATCAATCACCCTCTCTACCGTGGGTATTCCTGGGCATATTCGGCGGCTAGCGGATGAGCACCTCCAGGTCACACTGGCTGTAAGCCTGCACGCCTCTAACCAGGCGCTGCGGGAGACGTTAATTCCTAGTGCCCGCCGCTATCCCCTCGAAGCATTAATCGCGGAATGCTATGAATATGTCCACATTACGGGGCGACGGGTCTCATTCGAATACATTTTGCTAGCCGGGCTTAATGACCTGCCCAGCCATGCTTCAGAACTGGCCGATTGGGTGGGGGGATTTCAGAGTCACGTGAATCTAATTCCCTACAATCCCATCAGTGAGGTAGATTATCAGCGCCCCAGCGATCGCCAGATCCAAGCCTTTGTAGAAGAACTCCAGAAACGCCATGTGGCGGTAAGCGTGCGCTACTCTCGTGGGTTAGAAAAAGATGCCGCTTGCGGGCAACTGAGAGCCCAAAAACTGGCGGGCTAA
- the rodA gene encoding rod shape-determining protein RodA translates to MASSFRINSSWKRWLQGWQQLDWLLFLMPILLMTFASVVIASTQLNLEATVYGWNHFILGIIGCGLALWIARIRYERLLQWQWVIYVLINLALIAVIFVGTAGLGAQRWITIFGFNVQPSEFAKLGLIITLASLLRHPSSTTLLGMFRALAIAGVPWILVFIQPDLGTSLVFGAITLGMLYWANVNPGWLVLMISPLVAAIAFHFLLPVWLIWSLAMGLIAWKTLPWRLFSTVSATALNLVSGKLGEILWGLLKDYQKDRLILFLDPDKDPLGGGYHLIQSTIAIGSGRLWGRGLYQGTQTQLNFIPEQHTDFIFSAIGEEWGFMGAIAVVAAFWFICLRLVIIAQNAKDNFGSLLAIGVFSMLIFQVIVNIGMTIGLAPVTGIPLPWLSYGRSALLTNFMALGIVESVVNHRHRLKFRDG, encoded by the coding sequence ATGGCCAGTTCTTTTCGTATTAACTCAAGCTGGAAACGGTGGCTGCAAGGCTGGCAGCAATTAGACTGGCTGCTCTTCCTCATGCCCATTCTGCTCATGACATTTGCCAGCGTTGTCATCGCCAGTACTCAACTCAACCTAGAGGCCACAGTCTATGGTTGGAATCATTTTATTTTGGGGATCATCGGCTGTGGGCTAGCCCTGTGGATAGCGCGCATTCGCTATGAAAGACTGCTGCAGTGGCAGTGGGTCATCTACGTTCTGATTAACCTGGCCCTGATTGCTGTCATTTTTGTAGGAACCGCAGGGTTGGGGGCCCAACGGTGGATCACAATTTTTGGGTTTAACGTCCAGCCATCAGAGTTCGCCAAACTAGGGTTGATTATTACGCTAGCCTCCCTGCTCCGACATCCCTCATCGACAACTCTACTGGGCATGTTCAGGGCGCTTGCGATCGCAGGCGTCCCCTGGATTTTAGTGTTCATTCAGCCCGATTTAGGCACATCCCTGGTATTCGGGGCCATTACCTTAGGCATGCTCTATTGGGCCAATGTCAACCCAGGTTGGCTGGTGCTGATGATTTCGCCTTTGGTGGCAGCCATTGCGTTTCATTTCTTGCTGCCGGTATGGCTGATATGGTCCCTTGCCATGGGCCTCATTGCCTGGAAAACGTTGCCATGGCGTTTGTTTAGCACGGTCTCAGCAACCGCACTCAACTTGGTCTCCGGTAAGTTGGGTGAGATTTTGTGGGGGCTATTGAAGGACTATCAAAAGGATCGTCTGATTTTATTTTTAGACCCGGATAAAGACCCCCTAGGGGGCGGGTACCACCTAATACAGTCAACGATTGCCATTGGTTCAGGGCGTCTTTGGGGGCGCGGCCTCTATCAAGGCACACAAACACAACTCAACTTTATTCCTGAACAGCATACAGACTTTATCTTTTCAGCCATTGGCGAAGAGTGGGGGTTCATGGGGGCGATCGCAGTGGTGGCAGCATTCTGGTTTATCTGTCTGCGACTCGTCATCATTGCCCAGAACGCAAAAGATAACTTCGGTTCTTTGCTGGCGATCGGGGTTTTCTCAATGCTGATCTTCCAAGTAATTGTCAACATTGGCATGACGATTGGCCTGGCCCCCGTAACCGGCATTCCGCTCCCTTGGCTCAGTTACGGGCGATCAGCGCTGCTAACCAACTTTATGGCTTTGGGCATTGTGGAATCTGTGGTTAATCATCGCCACCGCCTCAAGTTTAGGGACGGTTAG
- a CDS encoding Mrp/NBP35 family ATP-binding protein, with protein MTLDASSILDVLRPVQDPELQKSLVELNMIRNVTIDDGAVSFTLVLTTPACPLREFIVEDCEKAVRQLPGVKSIDVDVTAETPQQKALPDRQGIDGVKNILAVSSGKGGVGKSTVAVSIAVTLAQAGAKVGLIDADIYGPNAPTMLGLADAGVMVRQGEQGEVLEPAFNHGVKMVSMGFLIDRDQPVVWRGPMLNGVIRQFLYQVQWGDLDYLVVDMPPGTGDAQLTLAQAVPMAGAVIVTTPQAVALSDARRGLRMFQQLQVPVLGIVENMSYFIPPDMPDKRYDIFGSGGGEKTAQELGVPLLGSVPLEMDVRQGGDRGLPIVVEHPESASAKALTAIAKTVAAKVSVAALTS; from the coding sequence ATGACCTTGGATGCCTCCTCAATACTTGACGTGCTGCGACCAGTTCAAGACCCTGAACTGCAAAAGAGCCTGGTCGAGCTGAATATGATTCGAAATGTCACCATTGATGATGGGGCGGTAAGCTTCACATTGGTGCTCACGACGCCTGCCTGCCCCCTACGGGAATTCATCGTAGAAGACTGTGAGAAAGCAGTGCGTCAGCTGCCTGGGGTCAAATCTATCGATGTGGATGTAACCGCTGAGACCCCTCAACAAAAAGCGTTGCCTGATCGCCAGGGCATTGACGGGGTAAAAAATATTCTGGCCGTTTCCAGTGGCAAGGGCGGCGTTGGAAAAAGCACGGTAGCGGTCAGTATCGCGGTGACCCTGGCCCAAGCAGGGGCCAAAGTAGGGCTGATCGATGCCGATATCTATGGGCCTAATGCCCCTACGATGCTGGGGTTGGCCGATGCTGGGGTAATGGTTCGCCAGGGCGAGCAGGGTGAGGTTCTAGAACCGGCCTTTAACCACGGCGTCAAAATGGTGTCGATGGGCTTTTTGATCGATCGCGATCAGCCTGTTGTCTGGCGTGGCCCTATGCTCAATGGGGTCATTCGTCAGTTTCTCTATCAGGTGCAGTGGGGCGATTTAGACTATCTGGTGGTGGACATGCCACCGGGGACAGGCGATGCGCAACTCACCTTAGCCCAGGCCGTTCCGATGGCTGGTGCAGTCATCGTCACAACGCCTCAGGCCGTTGCCCTGTCGGATGCGCGCCGAGGGTTGCGTATGTTCCAACAGCTACAGGTGCCCGTGTTAGGCATTGTGGAGAATATGAGCTATTTCATCCCACCCGATATGCCGGATAAGCGATACGACATTTTCGGCTCCGGCGGTGGCGAGAAAACAGCCCAAGAATTAGGGGTGCCCTTATTGGGGTCTGTGCCGCTAGAGATGGATGTCCGCCAAGGGGGCGATCGCGGGCTACCCATTGTGGTTGAACATCCTGAATCGGCCTCGGCCAAGGCGCTGACGGCAATTGCTAAGACTGTGGCCGCTAAAGTGTCTGTGGCGGCGTTAACCTCATAA
- a CDS encoding SRPBCC family protein, which produces MGSEQNRPKHRFNRTYQVLSTASVETLWQVLTNLADMSWHPMINSTDAPRGLTAKPGLIYRVIPRWFPVPVRIFVERVLPQELLSVRLFPVPGLEERVIYRLESTVWGTRVSYSIMLRGWLSPVVWSVLKPYAAQVAAAIAAAAEQAAAKALSKSRSNSEAW; this is translated from the coding sequence ATGGGTTCGGAACAGAACCGTCCTAAACATCGCTTCAACAGAACCTATCAGGTACTCAGTACAGCCTCTGTGGAAACCCTTTGGCAGGTGCTGACTAACCTGGCAGACATGTCTTGGCACCCGATGATCAACAGTACCGATGCCCCGCGCGGGTTAACGGCAAAACCGGGTCTCATCTATCGGGTCATTCCCCGATGGTTTCCGGTTCCTGTCAGAATCTTTGTGGAACGCGTGTTACCGCAGGAACTGTTGAGTGTCCGCCTGTTTCCGGTGCCGGGGCTAGAAGAACGCGTCATTTATCGGCTGGAGTCAACCGTGTGGGGCACTCGGGTCTCTTACTCGATTATGCTGCGAGGATGGCTCTCCCCAGTGGTGTGGTCGGTGTTGAAACCCTACGCAGCTCAAGTGGCAGCGGCGATCGCCGCAGCGGCTGAACAGGCAGCTGCCAAAGCTTTGTCCAAATCCCGCTCCAATTCTGAAGCCTGGTAG
- the hemF gene encoding oxygen-dependent coproporphyrinogen oxidase, with product MTTSSAPNIDQSSTSTACPPPTDSRDRVRDWMQSIQDRICQGLETLDKEATFQQDQWERPEGGGGRSRVMKQGRIFEQGGVNFSEVWGKQLPPSILVQRPEAAGHGFYATGTSMVLHPRSPYIPTVHLNYRYFEAGPVWWFGGGIDLTPYYPFLEDVQHFHRTLKKACDNHYPEYYPAFKHWCDEYFYLKHRHETRGVGGIFFDYQDGRGELYRGPDSDGKAAQYSQQVGELPQRSWEDLFSFVQDCGEAFLPAYLPIAEKHQDKTYGDHERQFQLYRRGRYVEFNLVYDRGTIFGLQTNGRTESILMSLPPLVRWEYSYQPEANTPEASLYETFLKPQDWLAQDGPQG from the coding sequence ATGACTACTTCTTCTGCACCCAACATTGATCAGTCTTCTACCTCGACGGCTTGCCCACCTCCGACAGACTCCCGCGATCGCGTCCGTGACTGGATGCAGTCTATCCAAGACCGTATCTGTCAGGGGTTAGAGACCTTAGATAAAGAAGCCACCTTTCAGCAGGATCAATGGGAGCGTCCAGAAGGGGGTGGGGGTCGTTCACGGGTAATGAAACAGGGGCGGATTTTTGAGCAGGGGGGCGTTAACTTCTCAGAAGTCTGGGGCAAGCAGTTGCCGCCCTCTATCTTGGTGCAGCGTCCCGAAGCAGCGGGCCACGGTTTTTACGCCACGGGGACTTCTATGGTGCTGCATCCCCGCAGCCCTTACATCCCAACCGTTCACTTAAACTATCGTTACTTTGAAGCTGGCCCAGTGTGGTGGTTTGGCGGGGGGATTGACCTAACTCCCTACTATCCCTTTCTTGAGGATGTGCAGCACTTCCACCGCACGCTAAAAAAAGCCTGCGATAATCATTATCCTGAGTATTATCCAGCCTTTAAGCACTGGTGTGACGAATATTTCTATCTGAAGCACCGGCACGAAACCCGGGGAGTTGGCGGCATCTTTTTTGATTATCAAGATGGTCGAGGTGAACTTTACCGAGGCCCCGACAGTGACGGGAAGGCTGCCCAGTACAGTCAGCAGGTGGGTGAGCTGCCCCAGCGTAGCTGGGAAGACCTCTTTAGCTTTGTACAGGATTGCGGTGAGGCTTTCTTACCCGCTTACCTGCCGATCGCTGAGAAGCATCAGGACAAAACCTACGGCGATCACGAGCGTCAGTTCCAGCTCTATCGTCGAGGTCGCTACGTAGAGTTCAACCTGGTGTATGACCGGGGCACCATCTTTGGGCTACAAACGAACGGGCGGACAGAATCAATTCTGATGTCTTTGCCCCCGCTGGTGCGTTGGGAATATAGCTACCAGCCAGAAGCCAATACTCCAGAGGCCAGTCTTTACGAAACGTTCTTAAAACCTCAAGACTGGTTGGCCCAAGATGGGCCTCAGGGGTAA
- a CDS encoding E3 ubiquitin ligase family protein: protein MVLSGIILLIAGIVLFFVQRHQNQKVFSLKSARPMSAAALSETAGAVADEIGGGSWRDYVKLWGEVVVDRPLHSEHKGEACVHYVSKVIREYETTEITQTDSGTSKTERRRKSETITNNQRSIPFWLRDRTGTVKVNLEGAAIETLSILDEFRPQHSGNTLGYRYQESVLPVGRNVLIVGAVSDLTGEVIIGKPVQSAHKYIISLRDEEALTATISRHAKISFYAMLGCLGLGIVVLILGILD, encoded by the coding sequence ATGGTTCTTTCCGGCATTATTCTCTTGATTGCAGGCATTGTCCTGTTCTTTGTTCAGCGCCATCAAAACCAAAAAGTTTTCAGTCTTAAATCAGCTCGCCCTATGTCAGCCGCTGCCCTGTCAGAAACTGCTGGGGCCGTGGCTGATGAGATTGGTGGAGGCAGTTGGCGAGACTATGTAAAGCTCTGGGGTGAAGTGGTTGTCGATCGCCCGTTACATTCGGAACATAAGGGGGAGGCGTGCGTTCACTACGTTTCAAAAGTCATCCGAGAATATGAGACCACTGAAATTACCCAAACGGACAGTGGTACGTCTAAAACTGAGCGTCGGCGCAAATCTGAAACCATCACAAATAACCAGCGATCGATTCCCTTCTGGCTTCGAGATCGCACCGGTACGGTAAAAGTCAACCTTGAAGGAGCCGCCATTGAAACTCTCTCAATATTGGATGAGTTTCGTCCTCAGCACTCAGGAAATACCCTCGGCTATCGCTATCAAGAATCGGTTTTGCCAGTGGGGCGAAATGTCTTAATTGTTGGAGCCGTGAGTGACTTGACGGGAGAGGTGATTATTGGCAAACCCGTTCAATCTGCCCATAAATACATTATTTCTCTCAGGGATGAAGAAGCTCTAACGGCAACCATCTCACGCCACGCCAAAATTAGCTTCTACGCGATGCTCGGGTGCCTGGGGCTCGGTATCGTGGTCTTGATTTTGGGCATCCTTGATTAA
- a CDS encoding carotenoid oxygenase family protein — MTVGTTATVQQKAWARAIAQPATEFPLTPLSVLSGAVPSELQGSLYRNGPGRLERQGQRVGHWFDGDGAVLAVHFADGQAQATYRYVRSAGYVEEDKVDQFLYSGYGSLAPGPLWQRWQSQLKNAGNTSVLASSDKLLALWEGGWPHRLDLNTLETTGVDALGQLDGDEPYSAHPKRHPQTGHIFNFGVVAGANATLNLYRSGTSGQIEQKQSIPLNGIPLIHDFVLADRYLVFCVPPVRLNALPAVLGFRSFSDALMWQPKQGTQLVVVDADTLEVVSSDSTDPWFQWHFGKGFVNADGDVVMEVVRYRDFATNQQLKEVASGQLQTPAVGQLWQICLDPKTARVRTQTCLVEHHCEFPYIQADKAVAAAPTYLSIHAPGTDHTEELFGAIAQFDPETAALTVAEAGADRYPSEPVYVANHNASATGWVLTVVYDGNAHQSELWIYNSDRLTDEPICRLQLPSVIPHSFHGTWKPG; from the coding sequence ATGACAGTGGGGACGACAGCGACGGTACAGCAAAAAGCCTGGGCGCGGGCGATCGCCCAACCAGCGACAGAATTCCCCCTCACACCTCTATCAGTCTTATCGGGGGCGGTACCGTCTGAGCTGCAGGGAAGCTTGTATCGCAATGGCCCGGGTCGTTTAGAGCGACAAGGTCAGCGGGTCGGTCACTGGTTTGACGGAGATGGGGCGGTATTGGCCGTTCATTTTGCTGACGGCCAAGCGCAAGCTACCTATCGCTATGTGAGATCGGCAGGCTACGTTGAAGAAGACAAAGTTGATCAGTTTCTCTACAGTGGCTATGGCAGCCTGGCCCCCGGCCCCCTATGGCAGCGATGGCAATCCCAGCTTAAAAATGCGGGCAATACCTCTGTTTTGGCATCGTCAGATAAACTGCTTGCCTTGTGGGAGGGGGGGTGGCCCCATCGTCTAGATCTCAATACCCTAGAAACAACCGGGGTAGATGCCTTGGGGCAGCTAGACGGCGATGAGCCGTACTCGGCCCATCCCAAGCGACATCCTCAAACCGGGCATATTTTCAACTTTGGCGTTGTAGCTGGGGCTAATGCCACACTTAATCTCTATCGCAGCGGTACCAGCGGCCAAATTGAGCAGAAGCAAAGCATTCCCCTGAATGGCATTCCCCTCATCCACGATTTTGTTTTAGCCGATCGCTATCTGGTATTTTGCGTACCGCCTGTACGGCTCAACGCCCTGCCTGCGGTTTTGGGTTTCCGGAGCTTTAGCGATGCTTTGATGTGGCAACCGAAACAGGGTACCCAACTGGTCGTCGTCGATGCTGACACCCTGGAAGTGGTCAGTTCAGACTCCACCGACCCCTGGTTTCAGTGGCATTTTGGCAAGGGGTTTGTCAACGCTGATGGGGATGTGGTGATGGAAGTCGTGCGGTACCGAGACTTTGCCACAAACCAGCAGCTTAAAGAAGTGGCCTCTGGGCAACTGCAGACACCTGCGGTGGGGCAACTCTGGCAAATATGCCTTGATCCCAAAACCGCCCGCGTTCGCACTCAAACTTGTTTAGTAGAGCATCACTGCGAATTCCCCTATATACAAGCAGACAAGGCGGTGGCGGCGGCCCCTACCTATTTATCAATCCACGCGCCGGGTACAGACCACACGGAAGAATTATTTGGCGCGATCGCTCAATTTGACCCCGAGACGGCTGCCCTCACGGTTGCCGAAGCGGGGGCAGATCGCTACCCTTCCGAACCGGTCTATGTGGCTAACCACAACGCTTCTGCCACGGGTTGGGTATTAACTGTTGTGTATGACGGCAATGCTCACCAAAGCGAACTCTGGATTTATAACAGCGATCGCCTTACAGATGAACCCATTTGTCGCCTGCAGCTACCGAGCGTCATTCCCCACAGCTTTCACGGCACCTGGAAGCCCGGTTAA
- the ggt gene encoding gamma-glutamyltransferase, translating into MAHLSVPYRGVVAAGHPLTAAAGAEILRQGGNAFDAAIAAVMTAWVTESVLTSAGGGGFLLAHTARGKNCLFDFFTQTPRSHQLPQAPNFYPIQANFGDTVQEFHIGLGSMAVPGAVAGLLHVHQRLGRLPLAAIAEPAMHHAQKGITVNPFLAYCFELLNPILMASEAARDLYTSGGQVLTAGDTLKMPALAKALAQFVDAGASVFYEGAIAHQIARDCQAHGGYLTLEDLKRYRVIERQPLTVQYKNATFLTNPPPSSGGTLIAFALKLLNQVNLSGVDPGSAEHLTYLTKAMALTNEARRDGYDKRLYETDVADKFLAKSHLAPYQAALQGVVNKLGSTTQVSVIDSDGNAASVTTSNGEGSSYVIPDTAIMINNMLGEEDLHPQGFHHWAPNQRISSMMAPTIVLRNDQPQLVLGSGGSNRIRTAILQVVSNMLDFGMPLETAVTAPRIHWERGVLHLEPGYDLQTAQQIKSEETTEVVPWQQQNMFFGGVHAVAIAEDGQLHGAGDIRRGGAVAIA; encoded by the coding sequence ATGGCTCATCTCAGCGTGCCCTATCGAGGTGTAGTGGCAGCAGGCCATCCCTTAACGGCTGCTGCCGGGGCAGAGATCCTGAGGCAAGGGGGAAACGCCTTTGACGCTGCGATCGCCGCTGTGATGACCGCATGGGTAACGGAATCGGTGTTGACCTCTGCAGGGGGCGGCGGGTTCTTGCTGGCCCATACAGCCAGGGGTAAAAACTGCCTGTTCGACTTCTTCACCCAGACACCTAGAAGCCATCAGTTGCCCCAAGCGCCCAACTTTTACCCCATTCAGGCTAACTTTGGCGACACGGTGCAAGAGTTCCATATCGGGCTGGGATCCATGGCGGTGCCTGGTGCCGTAGCCGGGCTGCTCCACGTGCATCAGCGATTAGGGCGACTGCCACTCGCCGCGATCGCTGAACCGGCCATGCACCATGCCCAGAAAGGCATCACCGTGAATCCTTTTCTGGCCTATTGCTTTGAATTGCTAAACCCCATTTTGATGGCCTCTGAAGCCGCCAGAGACCTCTACACCTCAGGCGGTCAGGTGCTTACTGCAGGAGATACCTTAAAAATGCCTGCTTTGGCCAAGGCTCTGGCCCAATTTGTAGACGCGGGCGCATCGGTCTTTTATGAAGGGGCGATCGCCCATCAAATTGCCCGCGACTGCCAGGCTCATGGGGGATATCTGACCCTGGAGGACTTAAAACGTTACCGGGTAATTGAGCGCCAGCCTCTCACTGTGCAGTATAAAAACGCCACATTTTTGACCAATCCTCCCCCCAGTTCTGGCGGTACGCTGATTGCCTTTGCCCTGAAATTGCTCAATCAGGTGAATCTGTCTGGAGTTGACCCAGGTTCAGCAGAGCACCTGACCTATCTCACCAAGGCTATGGCCCTGACCAATGAAGCCAGACGAGATGGTTACGACAAACGGCTATACGAGACCGACGTGGCCGATAAGTTTTTAGCAAAATCTCACCTTGCTCCCTATCAAGCAGCCTTGCAGGGGGTAGTCAACAAACTTGGCAGCACTACCCAAGTAAGCGTGATCGATAGCGACGGCAACGCTGCTAGCGTCACGACCTCTAACGGAGAAGGGTCTTCCTATGTCATTCCTGACACTGCCATCATGATTAACAACATGCTAGGCGAAGAAGATCTCCATCCCCAAGGGTTTCACCACTGGGCACCGAACCAGCGCATTTCTTCCATGATGGCTCCCACCATTGTGCTGAGAAACGATCAGCCCCAACTCGTGTTGGGATCCGGCGGCTCCAACCGCATTCGTACCGCCATTTTGCAAGTGGTTTCTAACATGCTGGACTTTGGCATGCCCCTAGAGACAGCCGTCACCGCCCCCCGCATCCACTGGGAACGAGGCGTCCTGCACCTCGAACCCGGCTATGACTTACAGACAGCCCAGCAGATTAAGTCAGAAGAAACAACCGAAGTGGTGCCCTGGCAGCAGCAGAATATGTTCTTTGGGGGGGTTCATGCCGTTGCGATCGCCGAAGATGGGCAACTACACGGAGCAGGCGATATCCGCCGAGGAGGCGCCGTCGCGATCGCATGA
- the nagA gene encoding N-acetylglucosamine-6-phosphate deacetylase, which translates to MYALTNCTLHTGSAVLQHHALLIDQQRILAILPVTNLATDCPRVDLRGSHVSPGFIDLQLNGCGGVMFNDAITANTLDTLHHTNLRSGTTSFLPTLITAPDDEMQQAMVLVQSYRQQHPYRVLGLHLEGPYLNPKRKGIHNGAYVRSPDGQSLKAIAGFGSDTVKLVTLAPERVSSQDIQTLTEAGITVSAGHTDANYEEALAGFEAGVSMVTHLFNAMSPWQSRSPGMVGAAFSQPSIYASIIADGHHVHFTSIALAKQLKGDRLILVTDATPPAGAAVDSFVIGGQEVFYRDGKCVSAEGTLGGSALTMIAAIANCVHSVGIPLDEALRMATLYPAKAIKVDHELGYLAAGYWANLTLLSDDLTVMGVVDQGEFYPFADSLDRSDLPRHPAYSGHPRN; encoded by the coding sequence ATGTACGCCCTGACAAACTGCACCCTCCATACCGGATCAGCGGTATTACAACACCATGCGCTCTTAATTGATCAACAGCGTATTTTGGCGATCTTGCCAGTTACCAATTTGGCGACCGATTGCCCACGGGTTGATCTACGCGGGTCCCATGTTTCTCCTGGCTTTATCGACCTGCAATTAAATGGTTGCGGTGGCGTCATGTTTAACGATGCCATCACGGCCAACACGCTAGACACCCTGCATCACACGAATCTCCGCAGTGGCACTACCAGTTTTTTGCCAACCCTGATCACAGCACCCGATGACGAGATGCAGCAGGCCATGGTGCTGGTGCAAAGCTATCGACAGCAGCACCCCTATCGGGTTTTAGGGCTGCATTTGGAAGGGCCTTATTTAAATCCCAAGCGCAAAGGCATCCATAATGGCGCTTACGTACGATCGCCAGATGGCCAGAGTTTGAAGGCGATCGCAGGCTTCGGCTCAGACACCGTTAAACTGGTGACCCTAGCACCAGAAAGGGTATCCAGCCAGGATATTCAAACCCTGACCGAAGCGGGTATCACTGTTTCAGCAGGGCATACCGATGCCAATTACGAAGAAGCGCTGGCTGGGTTTGAGGCCGGGGTGAGCATGGTGACCCATCTCTTCAACGCCATGTCTCCCTGGCAAAGCCGTAGCCCAGGCATGGTTGGGGCAGCTTTTAGCCAACCCTCTATTTATGCCAGCATCATCGCAGACGGTCACCATGTACATTTCACTTCCATCGCGCTGGCAAAACAACTGAAGGGAGACAGGCTGATTTTGGTCACGGATGCAACCCCGCCAGCAGGGGCAGCGGTGGACTCCTTTGTCATTGGGGGACAAGAGGTGTTTTACCGAGACGGCAAATGTGTGTCAGCTGAGGGGACGTTGGGCGGCTCTGCCTTGACGATGATAGCGGCGATCGCAAACTGCGTTCACTCCGTCGGCATTCCGCTGGATGAAGCCCTGCGCATGGCAACCCTCTACCCGGCAAAGGCCATTAAAGTGGATCATGAGCTGGGCTATTTGGCCGCAGGCTATTGGGCTAATCTGACACTTTTGAGTGATGACTTAACGGTGATGGGCGTCGTTGACCAAGGGGAATTTTATCCCTTCGCAGATTCGTTAGACCGTAGCGACCTCCCGAGACACCCGGCTTACTCAGGTCATCCACGGAATTGA